The following coding sequences lie in one Oceanicola sp. 502str15 genomic window:
- a CDS encoding ShlB/FhaC/HecB family hemolysin secretion/activation protein codes for MKQLFAALILAFTLFAGQPAQAQTFEIKGVAVEASAYLHPDVIADVTGKYIRRPITFADLQQMLAEINGLYNAAGVPTAQAILPPQEVRDGILKVSLIEAEIEDVEFVGLSNTSERFLRRNISLPSGEKPDFDRIERDLQVFDIAHDISPQLSFGPGREVGTTRAIVTADEPKRFAITASVDNFGRPETGEARATVFGRWSSVTGVRDTLSFQIQASQGAKSSSLGYSRPVGPGGGRVVATLSFSQSSIIGGEFTPVSIVSDSLGGSLSYRRPAWVRPDRYWLFEGGVTFDSTESTIDGLTFADVQLWDVFMTARYNRRFDKSTLGFSAGLRIGQADALGTSQTEGDYWLIYGEGTYAGPINDRLMFNGALRYQYAHGENLPVARLFTVGGVGTVRGYPNDIRAGDSGVLVNLQVSSRKPYTPRNMPKWKISPFAFVDAALIVPFRPDGGIDGEQDVLASIGGGASIQIGKANVLAMVGVPMKNTLGFDQAGQPKFYLGLDYNF; via the coding sequence ATGAAGCAGCTGTTCGCCGCCCTGATCCTCGCCTTCACCCTGTTTGCGGGACAGCCCGCCCAGGCACAGACCTTCGAGATCAAGGGCGTTGCCGTAGAGGCCTCGGCCTATCTCCACCCCGACGTGATCGCCGATGTCACCGGCAAGTACATCCGCCGCCCGATCACCTTCGCCGACCTTCAGCAGATGCTGGCCGAGATCAACGGCCTCTACAACGCCGCCGGGGTGCCCACCGCCCAGGCGATCCTGCCGCCCCAGGAGGTGCGCGACGGGATCCTCAAGGTGTCGCTGATCGAGGCCGAGATCGAGGATGTCGAGTTTGTCGGGCTCAGCAACACCTCCGAGCGGTTCCTGCGGCGCAACATCTCGCTGCCCTCGGGCGAGAAGCCCGATTTCGACCGGATCGAGCGTGATCTTCAGGTCTTCGACATCGCCCATGACATCTCGCCCCAGCTCAGCTTCGGGCCGGGCCGGGAGGTTGGCACCACCCGGGCCATCGTTACCGCAGACGAGCCCAAGCGCTTTGCGATCACCGCCTCGGTCGACAATTTCGGCCGCCCCGAAACCGGCGAGGCGCGGGCCACGGTCTTCGGGCGCTGGTCCTCGGTGACGGGCGTGCGCGATACGCTGTCGTTCCAGATCCAGGCCTCGCAGGGGGCCAAGTCTTCGTCGCTGGGCTATTCCCGCCCGGTCGGGCCCGGGGGCGGGCGCGTGGTGGCGACGCTGAGCTTTTCGCAATCCTCGATCATCGGCGGCGAGTTCACCCCGGTCAGCATCGTGTCGGATTCGCTGGGCGGCAGCCTGTCGTACCGGCGCCCGGCCTGGGTGCGGCCCGACCGCTACTGGCTGTTCGAGGGCGGCGTGACCTTCGACAGCACCGAATCCACCATCGACGGGCTGACCTTTGCCGATGTGCAGCTCTGGGATGTCTTCATGACGGCCCGCTACAATCGGCGCTTCGACAAGTCGACCCTCGGCTTCAGCGCCGGGCTGCGGATCGGCCAGGCCGATGCGCTTGGCACCTCGCAGACCGAGGGCGACTACTGGCTGATCTATGGCGAGGGCACCTATGCCGGCCCGATCAACGACCGGCTGATGTTCAACGGGGCGCTGCGCTACCAATATGCCCATGGCGAGAACCTCCCGGTGGCCCGCCTCTTCACCGTGGGTGGCGTGGGCACCGTGCGCGGCTATCCCAACGACATCCGCGCCGGGGACTCCGGTGTGCTGGTGAACCTCCAGGTCTCCTCACGCAAGCCCTACACCCCGCGCAACATGCCCAAGTGGAAGATCAGCCCCTTCGCCTTCGTCGACGCCGCGCTGATCGTGCCATTCCGCCCCGATGGCGGGATCGACGGCGAGCAGGACGTGCTGGCCTCGATCGGCGGCGGCGCCTCGATCCAGATCGGCAAGGCCAATGTGCTGGCCATGGTCGGGGTGCCGATGAAGAACACCCTCGGCTTCGACCAGGCCGGGCAACCGAAATTCTATCTTGGCCTCGACTACAATTTCTGA
- a CDS encoding cysteine desulfurase produces MYDVSAIRADFPILAREVNGKPLTYLDNGASAQKPRAVIEAITRAYEMEYANVHRGLHYLSNLATDNYEAVRGKIARFLGAGDEQEIVFNTGTTEGINLVSYGWAAPRLEAGDEIVLSVMEHHANIVPWHFLRERQGVVLKWVEPEADGSLPSQKVIDAIGPRTKLVAITHMSNVLGTVVDVAAICKAARDKGVATLVDGSQAAVHMPVNVDEIGADFYAITGHKLYGPSGSGAIHIRKERMAEMRPFMGGGDMIREVGREAVSYTDPPMKFEAGTPGIVSTIGLGAALDYMMGLGMENIAAHEASLRDYARAKLFGLNWLNVQGDAPGKGAIFSFTIEGAGHAHDISTVLDKRGVAVRAGHHCAQPLMEHLGVTATCRASFGLYNTEEEVDRLVSALELCHELFA; encoded by the coding sequence ATGTATGACGTCTCCGCCATCCGCGCCGACTTTCCGATCCTCGCCCGCGAGGTGAACGGCAAGCCGCTGACATACCTCGACAACGGCGCATCGGCGCAGAAGCCGCGGGCGGTGATCGAGGCGATCACCCGGGCCTACGAGATGGAATACGCCAATGTGCACCGCGGGTTGCACTACCTCTCCAACCTCGCGACCGACAACTACGAGGCGGTGCGCGGCAAGATCGCCCGCTTTCTCGGCGCGGGTGACGAGCAGGAGATCGTGTTCAACACCGGCACCACCGAGGGCATCAACCTGGTCAGCTACGGCTGGGCCGCGCCGCGCCTTGAAGCGGGCGACGAGATCGTGCTGTCGGTGATGGAACACCACGCCAATATCGTGCCTTGGCACTTCCTGCGCGAGCGGCAAGGCGTGGTGCTGAAGTGGGTCGAGCCCGAGGCCGACGGCAGCCTGCCGTCGCAGAAGGTGATCGACGCGATCGGCCCGCGCACGAAGCTCGTGGCCATCACCCACATGTCCAACGTGCTCGGCACGGTGGTGGACGTGGCCGCGATCTGCAAGGCGGCGCGCGACAAGGGCGTGGCTACGCTGGTCGACGGCTCGCAGGCGGCGGTGCACATGCCCGTCAACGTCGACGAGATCGGCGCCGATTTCTACGCCATCACCGGCCACAAGCTCTATGGCCCCTCCGGCTCCGGCGCGATCCACATCCGCAAGGAGCGGATGGCCGAGATGCGCCCCTTCATGGGGGGCGGCGACATGATCCGCGAGGTGGGCCGCGAGGCGGTCAGCTACACCGACCCGCCGATGAAGTTCGAGGCCGGCACGCCGGGCATCGTGTCCACCATCGGGCTCGGCGCCGCGCTCGACTACATGATGGGCCTTGGCATGGAGAACATCGCCGCCCACGAGGCCAGCCTCCGCGACTACGCCCGCGCCAAGCTCTTCGGCCTGAACTGGCTCAACGTGCAGGGCGACGCGCCGGGCAAGGGTGCGATCTTTTCCTTCACCATCGAAGGTGCGGGCCATGCGCATGACATCTCGACCGTGCTCGACAAGCGCGGCGTCGCCGTGCGCGCCGGCCACCATTGCGCCCAGCCGCTGATGGAGCACCTCGGCGTCACCGCCACCTGCCGCGCCTCCTTCGGGCTCTACAACACCGAGGAAGAGGTCGACCGGCTGGTTTCGGCGCTGGAGCTCTGCCACGAGCTCTTCGCCTGA
- a CDS encoding invasion associated locus B family protein, whose amino-acid sequence MKPIANLAAALAMALCASSAPALAQEATEPAAEPSEDVGNNTAFGDWIVSCEAVTIKKTACSLVQEQRLKESGQLVARFVALPVSDGAILLAQVPMGVYLPGGAVYRFAGNDAQEQREMIWQRCAENVCEAAAPLSEEELAVFAEEEALLFGFRPTAESEPVVLRVDISRFAEAVQKLRDSAS is encoded by the coding sequence ATGAAACCGATTGCCAACCTTGCCGCAGCCCTTGCGATGGCGCTCTGTGCCAGCTCGGCACCGGCACTGGCGCAGGAGGCCACCGAGCCCGCCGCCGAGCCGAGCGAGGATGTGGGCAACAACACCGCCTTCGGCGACTGGATCGTGAGCTGCGAGGCCGTGACCATCAAGAAGACGGCCTGCAGCCTCGTGCAGGAGCAGCGCCTGAAGGAGAGCGGGCAGCTCGTGGCCCGCTTCGTCGCGCTGCCGGTGTCCGACGGGGCCATTCTGCTCGCGCAGGTGCCGATGGGTGTCTACCTGCCCGGCGGCGCGGTCTACCGCTTTGCCGGCAATGACGCGCAGGAGCAGCGCGAGATGATCTGGCAACGCTGCGCCGAGAACGTCTGCGAGGCCGCCGCGCCGCTCAGCGAGGAGGAGCTGGCGGTGTTTGCCGAGGAAGAGGCGCTGCTGTTCGGGTTCCGGCCCACGGCAGAGAGCGAGCCGGTGGTGCTGCGGGTCGATATCTCGCGCTTCGCCGAGGCGGTGCAGAAGTTGCGCGACAGCGCAAGTTGA
- a CDS encoding invasion associated locus B family protein — protein MRNDMSGDSGGSRRWSWGLAVGALALAALQASQAVAAEQTFTDWRVDCPGEGRACTASITSFAEDRTWLSTLRVQPGQAAGELPVQILVPPGVHLASGLFVAVPGQKIAEATYLTCTNQACDARVSISERQLTSWKRARAARLRYRPSSTAPPIEYEVSLMGLTAALGAAAEGVE, from the coding sequence ATGCGCAATGATATGAGTGGCGACAGCGGCGGTTCGCGACGGTGGTCGTGGGGCCTTGCCGTGGGGGCCTTGGCGCTTGCTGCCTTGCAGGCGTCTCAGGCGGTTGCGGCCGAGCAGACATTCACCGACTGGCGCGTCGATTGCCCGGGCGAGGGGCGGGCCTGCACGGCCTCGATCACCAGCTTTGCCGAAGACCGCACGTGGCTCTCGACGCTGCGGGTCCAGCCGGGGCAGGCGGCGGGAGAGCTGCCGGTCCAGATCCTCGTGCCCCCGGGCGTGCACCTTGCCTCGGGCCTCTTCGTGGCGGTGCCGGGCCAGAAGATCGCCGAGGCCACCTATCTCACCTGCACCAATCAGGCCTGCGACGCCCGCGTCAGCATTTCCGAGCGACAGTTGACCAGCTGGAAGCGTGCCCGTGCCGCGCGGCTGCGCTATCGCCCGTCGTCCACCGCGCCGCCGATCGAATATGAGGTATCGCTGATGGGGCTGACGGCGGCCCTCGGCGCTGCGGCGGAGGGCGTGGAATGA